A stretch of the Tachysurus vachellii isolate PV-2020 chromosome 26, HZAU_Pvac_v1, whole genome shotgun sequence genome encodes the following:
- the LOC132841242 gene encoding spermatogenesis-associated protein 22 isoform X2 produces the protein MRRNENQPRPTAGCLSVPLFNQKKRSRLPLTSNPSESEVFSRYENRDMLSFPSAIRPSNTGNSQPSTDRAPLTPWNQKATPPPQQSKVWPTASPGPTGRGYTPIPHPEKNTYAWSQRGPQRTPGRQDSTAIAPGFHQSGFISGSPQIQNKTLTAKQPMQQQSFSRNINPSRGPFTPSDLRACSQRPAAQSQSSQWKIKSGGLRGGTWVEDTFGTLGSKHSIQQQNSVFEEKAPPKKSLRIITAVIEGMKYWSQFKDKVPMMFEIFATLDSAVTIGKFGAKNFLMRDGKDTVPCVYYENDQVLPRLIRGQVHRCVGNYDRQKNVFTCVSVRAASLSEHRNAQEVVKASDTEMRNEVQALSEM, from the exons ATGAGGCGAAACGAAAATCAACCAAGACCAACGGCAG gctgtctgtctgttccaCTGTTTAACCAAAAGAAGCGGAGCAGATTGCCACTGACGTCCAATCCCTCTGAGAGTGAAGTGTTTTCCAGATACGAGAACAGAGACATGCTGAGCTTCCCTTCAGCCATCCGTCCATCTA ACACTGGGAACAGTCAGCCATCAACAGACAGAGCACCTCTGACTCCTTGGAACCAGAAAGCCACCCCACCACCACAACAAAGCAAAGTGTGGCCCACTGCTTCACCTGGTCCAACAGGAAGAGGATACACACCTATACCTCACCCAGAGAAAAACACTTATGCTTG GTCCCAGAGAGGGCCACAGAGAACTCCAGGCAGGCAGGATTCCACGGCAATAGCCCCAGGCTTCCATCAGAGTGGATTTATCAGTGGGAGTCCtcaaattcagaataaaacttTGACTGCCAAGCAACCCATGCAGCAGCAGTCATTTAGCCGAAACATCAATCCATCCAGAGGTCCCTTCACACCTTCAGATCTCAGAGCATGCAGTCAGAGACCTGCAGCTCAGAGTCAGAGTTCCCAGTGGAAGATAAAATCTGGCGGGCTTAGAGGGGGAACATGGGTCGAGGACACATTTGGTACTTTAGGAAGCAAGCACAGTATACAGCAGCAG AATTCTGTGTTCGAGGAAAAAGCACCACCCAAGAAATCACTGCGAATCATCACTGCCGTTATAGAGGGAATGAAATACTGGAGCCAGTTCAAGGACAAAGTTCCTATGATGTTTGAGATTTTTG CCACTCTCGATTCAGCAGTCACAATCGGAAAATTTGGTGCAAAGAACTTCCTAATGAGGGATGGAAAAGACACAGTGCCATGTGTGTACTATGAAAAC gatCAGGTGCTGCCGAGGCTGATCCGGGGTCAGGTGCATCGCTGTGTGGGGAATTAcgacagacagaaaaatgttttcacCTGCGTGTCAGTGCGGGCCGCCTCCCTGTCAGAGCATAGAAATGCTCAAGAGGTTGTGAAGGCATCAGACACAGAGATGAGAAATGAGGTCCAGGCACTTTCTGAAATGTGA
- the LOC132841242 gene encoding spermatogenesis-associated protein 22 isoform X1, whose translation MFCIVKYQRIDLVFVLQVIALHFISFHTTHITVMRRNENQPRPTAGCLSVPLFNQKKRSRLPLTSNPSESEVFSRYENRDMLSFPSAIRPSNTGNSQPSTDRAPLTPWNQKATPPPQQSKVWPTASPGPTGRGYTPIPHPEKNTYAWSQRGPQRTPGRQDSTAIAPGFHQSGFISGSPQIQNKTLTAKQPMQQQSFSRNINPSRGPFTPSDLRACSQRPAAQSQSSQWKIKSGGLRGGTWVEDTFGTLGSKHSIQQQNSVFEEKAPPKKSLRIITAVIEGMKYWSQFKDKVPMMFEIFATLDSAVTIGKFGAKNFLMRDGKDTVPCVYYENDQVLPRLIRGQVHRCVGNYDRQKNVFTCVSVRAASLSEHRNAQEVVKASDTEMRNEVQALSEM comes from the exons atgttttgtattgttaaatatCAAAGAAttgatttggtgtttgtgttacaggttattgcattgcatttcatttcatttcataccACACACATTACTGTTATGAGGCGAAACGAAAATCAACCAAGACCAACGGCAG gctgtctgtctgttccaCTGTTTAACCAAAAGAAGCGGAGCAGATTGCCACTGACGTCCAATCCCTCTGAGAGTGAAGTGTTTTCCAGATACGAGAACAGAGACATGCTGAGCTTCCCTTCAGCCATCCGTCCATCTA ACACTGGGAACAGTCAGCCATCAACAGACAGAGCACCTCTGACTCCTTGGAACCAGAAAGCCACCCCACCACCACAACAAAGCAAAGTGTGGCCCACTGCTTCACCTGGTCCAACAGGAAGAGGATACACACCTATACCTCACCCAGAGAAAAACACTTATGCTTG GTCCCAGAGAGGGCCACAGAGAACTCCAGGCAGGCAGGATTCCACGGCAATAGCCCCAGGCTTCCATCAGAGTGGATTTATCAGTGGGAGTCCtcaaattcagaataaaacttTGACTGCCAAGCAACCCATGCAGCAGCAGTCATTTAGCCGAAACATCAATCCATCCAGAGGTCCCTTCACACCTTCAGATCTCAGAGCATGCAGTCAGAGACCTGCAGCTCAGAGTCAGAGTTCCCAGTGGAAGATAAAATCTGGCGGGCTTAGAGGGGGAACATGGGTCGAGGACACATTTGGTACTTTAGGAAGCAAGCACAGTATACAGCAGCAG AATTCTGTGTTCGAGGAAAAAGCACCACCCAAGAAATCACTGCGAATCATCACTGCCGTTATAGAGGGAATGAAATACTGGAGCCAGTTCAAGGACAAAGTTCCTATGATGTTTGAGATTTTTG CCACTCTCGATTCAGCAGTCACAATCGGAAAATTTGGTGCAAAGAACTTCCTAATGAGGGATGGAAAAGACACAGTGCCATGTGTGTACTATGAAAAC gatCAGGTGCTGCCGAGGCTGATCCGGGGTCAGGTGCATCGCTGTGTGGGGAATTAcgacagacagaaaaatgttttcacCTGCGTGTCAGTGCGGGCCGCCTCCCTGTCAGAGCATAGAAATGCTCAAGAGGTTGTGAAGGCATCAGACACAGAGATGAGAAATGAGGTCCAGGCACTTTCTGAAATGTGA
- the c26h11orf54 gene encoding ester hydrolase C11orf54 homolog, which yields MACTKTEKIQLYVPNLEELCQVLEKGLKKNFEDVKVCVSECPDLTQDPFNFPVKGLCGNPRITDVGGVPYLVPLVRVDKVYNMNTIAKELELPGAFVLGAGAVSSKTVGMNAELMPLVLTEHEGKPAVNGSYFASINPADGKCLQEKYSDRFCDCDFGLLANLYACEGLSGKVMEVRVSRRTGEDSLVSSMRKTMEEHYGDKSIALGGTFILQKGKAKIHIMPREFSSCPLNTNEEVNNWLKHFEVSAPLICQSVMVSKDPGLDLRVEHTHGFSHHGEGGHYYIDTTPSTVEYLGYFLPAEFVYRIDRPVVTHNVGRD from the exons ATGGCGTGCACTAAAACTGAAAAGATCCAGTTATACGTCCCTAATCTCGAGGAATTATGTCAAG TGTTGGAAAAAGGACTGAAGAAGAACTTTGAagatgtaaaagtgtgtgtgagtgagtgtccaGATCTCACACAGGATCCCTTCAACTTTCCTGTCAAAG GACTATGTGGTAATCCTCGCATTACAGATGTAGGTGGTGTCCCATACTTGGTCCCACTGGTTCGAGTGGACAAG GTGTATAACATGAACACCATTGCCAAGGAGTTGGAGCTGCCTGGTGCATTTGTTCTTGGTGCTGGTGCTGTGTCATCAAAGACTGTTGGAATGAACGCAGAG CTGATGCCTCTGGTGTTGACGGAGCATGAAGGCAAACCTGCTGTCAATGGCAGCTATTTCGCCTCTATCAACCCAGCAGATGGGAAATGCCTGCAGGAGAAATACAGCGACAGATTCTGCGACTGTGATTTTGGTCTTCTAGCGAACCTGTATGCATGTGAGGGTCTGTCTGGGAAG GTCATGGAGGTCAGAGTCAGCAGgaggacaggagaggacagTCTGGTAAGCAGTATGAGGAAGACTATGGAGGAACACTATGGTGATAAAAGCATTGCACTTGGTGGGACTTTCATCCTCCAAAAAGGAAAGGCCAAGATCCACATCAtg CCACGAGAGTTTTCCTCATGCCCACTAAATACTAATGAAGAAGTAAACAACTGGCTAAAACATTTTGAAGTCAGCGCTCCTCTCATCTGCCAGTCAGTAATGGTGTCCAAAGATCCA GGTTTGGATCTGAGAGTGGAACATACCCATGGCTTCAGTCATCATGGTGAAGGAGGTCATTACTACATAGACACCACACCAAGCACAGTGGAATACCTGGGATACTTTCTACCTGCAGAATTTGTTTATCGAATTGACCGACCAGTGGTGACCCACAATGTTGGCAGAGACTAA
- the pho gene encoding phoenix: MEDISQASVQSDSSRDALFETPASDSDSGDSLFVTQSVSSALRNVKRHRPSNTQACPFSQESEDKQETVQHEKNGTRSDSDSETSYADLLHRWRKLSRINSSRPHRRPRSRRVALKRKVLPFLKKSDSGKLSVHGNQTIVNSELGGFFKCILKLNKGCKKNRRELSPSRLPSEWEQNHEDNEDDDDDDDEDIRKVNTDFFIYGGHKKIRQTWLPFLKWKTIQDPRKCTKKSKKCQEEWEKSYQTRQVAEDPMEPQDDTDVHNENSLFNIEESQSRRMGDGSSKFPASPSLSPGSTPSCLSPEKSLFVQNLFMDPKEEHTENSPQVLVTCSQSQSVDWHQAPKIDKTFENWMEPIDDEMDIEETQWPCLADHDEDETQISEDNPMDRDRWDNVLCLENISSYDLQGQSKDICEGVHHDTVDNEDLVSASGGFFSSQDLFQEPNNQASPLKETDVENANEKMKNCVLLHDDTDSLMKNKRCSSILADVEGDDVKYSKSLPSIDGDIDQGRKEKNKKTSDNSVERVYPSMPLEDYTTGTRGSNYSSPSKDFLMVRQKEKTESPLFKYGGITFLKRKKGKVPEISHNLSLIQVDPGQNEDPVPHFNDVVKQKKRKKLKNVGLLEEPVNTLPEISVSTESCLSVQDSSVVCASVSGSKPKKKRKKDKNVGLLDDPVGTPQEISVSADLGLSVQDCSVVCPSVGVSNPKKKRKKYKNVGLLEEPVGTLQEMSVSADPSLSVQDSSVVCASVSGSKPKKKRKKDKNVELLEEPVGTLQEISVSTDLGLSVHDSSVVCASVGGSKPKKKRKKDKNVELLEEPVGTLQEISVSADLGLSVHDSSVVCASVSGSKPKKKRKKDKNVGLLEEPVGTLQEISLSADLGLSVHDSSVVCASVSGSKPKKKRKKDKNVELLQEPVGTLQEMSVSADPSLSVQDCSVVCASVSGSKPKKKRKKDKNVGLLDDPVVTPQEISVSADLGLSVQDCSVVCASVSGSKPKKKRKKDKNVGLLEEPVGTLQEISLSADLGLSVHDSSVVCASIPCQGSAYLVSISKETELLTGNDLFMPEVNQLDIGAQAHKDHVQCEGHEPRRKKKRETKKRDTSPVISDEVVAPKSSKESHLNHCTKAVKKKKQKFIYDVGEGQVAEMYADSQNLGGPFKKILKMPAGIEIQPVNNIELMTDETVTPKKKKRKRQEVVREENVDVEASFVETIEQVETLDTYQDSVQQAAEVVQVKKQKKKKDRTVTCHEEEVFKNSTVSLRLGDTTTSKTPNNKPETGGIDEEEGLGESEPVKKKKKKRKELDSDGSCLVSHALEYLNNTCWLNNEQTKVVKEASRSGQKLCKEHPAPCLNMQLTNDENKKKKSERTKGDDSESTEQVLLSDDTIQLNGKKKKKKKKDG; this comes from the exons ATGGAGGATATTTCCCAGGCTTCGGTTCAGAGCGACTCTTCGAGAGATGCTTTGTTTGAAACCCCTGCGTCTGACAG tgACTCTGGCGACAGCTTGTTTGTGACCCAGTCTGTGTCTTCAGCTTTGAGGAACGTTAAAAGACACCGTCCATCTAATACCCAGGCTTGTCCCTTTAGTCAGGAGTCAGAAGATAAGCAGGAGACGGTGCAGCATGAAAAAAATGGGACAAGGAGTGACTCTGACAGTGAGACTAGTTATGCTGACTTGCTTCACAGATGGAGAAAACTGTCAAGGATAAACAGCAGTAGACCTCATCGTCGCCCAAGGAGTAGGAGAGTTGCTCTAAAGAGGAAGGTGTTACCtttcctgaagaagtctgattCCGGAAAGCTTTCTGTCCATGGAAACCAGACTATAGTG AATTCAGAGCTCGGTgggttttttaaatgtatattgaaGCTGAACAAAGGAtgcaagaaaaacagaagagaacTGAGTCCATCAAGGTTGCCTTCTGA ATGGGAGCAAAACCATGAGGACAacgaagatgatgatgatgatgatgatgaggacatCAGAAAAGTG aatacagatttctttatttatggTGGACATAAAAAAATTCGACAAACATGGCTACCTTTCCTGAAATGGAAAACGATACAGGACCCAAGAAAGTGCACTAAGAAGAGCAAAAAATGTCAAGAAGAGTGGGAGAAATCGTATCAAACCAGGCAAGTAGCAGAAGACCCGATGGAGCCTCAAGATGACACGGATGTACATAATGAGAACAGTTTATTTAATATAGAGGAGTCTCAGTCCAGGAGAATGGGTGATGGAAGCAGTAAATTCCCTGCtagtccttctctctctccaggtTCGACCCCTTCTTGTCTTTCCCCTGAAAAATCTCTTTTTGTTCAAAATTTATTCATGGATCCTAAGGAGGAACACACTGAGAATTCACCACAAGTTTTAGTGACATGCTCACAATCACAATCCGTTGACTGGCATCAAGCTCCGAAAATTGATAAAACTTTTGAGAACTGGATGGAACCAATTGATGATGAAATGGACATTGAGGAGACACAGTGGCCATGTTTAGCAGACCACGATGAAGACGAAACCCAGATTTCTGAGGACAATCCTATGGACCGCGACAGATGGGACAATGTACTCTGCTTGGAAAACATCTCATCCTATGATCTCCAAGGACAAAGCAAGGATATCTGTGAAGGCGTACATCATGATACAGTGGATAACGAAGACTTGGTTAGTGCTAGTGGAGGTTTCTTCAGCTCACAGGATCTTTTTCAAGAACCAAATAATCAAGCAAGTCCTTTAAAAGAGACTGATGTTGAGAATgctaatgaaaaaatgaaaaactgtgTATTGCTACATGATGACACAGATTcattaatgaagaacaagagaTGTTCATCAATCTTAGCAGATGTGGAGGGTGACGATGTTAAATATTCCAAATCTCTCCCATCAATAGATGGAGATATAGAccaaggaagaaaggaaaagaacaaaaagacatCAGATAATAGTGTGGAACGTGTGTATCCATCAATGCCATTAGAAGATTACACAACAGGAACCAGAGGAAGTAATTACTCAAGTCCCAGTAAGGACTTCCTCATggtcagacagaaagagaagacCGAGAGCCCACTGTTTAAATATGGTGGGATCACATTTCTGAAAAGGAAGAAAGGTAAGGTCCCTGAGATCTCTCATAACCTCTCACTGATACAAGTTGATCCAGGTCAGAATGAAGATCCTGTACCTCACTTTAATGATGTTGtcaagcagaaaaaaagaaaaaagttaaaaaatgttGGGTTGTTGGAGGAGCCAGTCAACACCTTGCCAGAAATCAGTGTTTCTACAGAGTCATGTCTGTCAGTTCAGGACTCTTCAGTGGTTTGTGCTTCAGTTTCTGGAAGTAAaccaaagaaaaagagaaaaaaagacaaaaatgttgGACTGTTAGATGATCCAGTTGGTACCCCACAAGAAATCAGTGTTTCTGCAGACTTGGGTCTGTCAGTTCAGGACtgttctgtggtttgtccttcagttggtgtaagtaatccaaagaaaaagagaaaaaaatacaaaaatgttggACTGTTAGAGGAACCAGTTGGTACCCTACAAGAAATGAGTGTTTCTGCAGACCCCAGTCTATCAGTTCAGGACTCTTCAGTGGTTTGTGCTTCAGTTTCTGGAAGTAAaccaaagaaaaagagaaaaaaagacaaaaatgttgAACTGTTAGAGGAACCAGTTGGTACCCTACAAGAAATCAGTGTTTCTACAGACTTGGGTCTCTCAGTTCATGATTCTTCAGTGGTTTGTGCTTCAGTTGGTGGAAGTAAaccaaagaaaaagagaaaaaaagacaaaaatgttgAACTGTTAGAGGAACCAGTTGGTACCCTACAAGAAATCAGTGTTTCTGCAGACTTGGGTCTCTCAGTTCATGATTCTTCAGTGGTTTGTGCTTCAGTTTCTGGAAGTAAaccaaagaaaaagagaaaaaaagacaaaaatgttgGACTGTTAGAGGAACCAGTTGGTACCCTACAAGAAATCAGTCTTTCTGCAGACTTGGGTCTCTCAGTTCATGATTCTTCAGTGGTTTGTGCTTCAGTTTCTGGAAGTAAaccaaagaaaaagagaaaaaaagacaaaaatgttgAACTGTTACAGGAACCAGTTGGTACCCTACAAGAAATGAGTGTTTCTGCAGACCCCAGTCTATCAGTTCAGGACTGTTCTGTGGTTTGTGCTTCAGTTTCTGGAAGTAAaccaaagaaaaagagaaaaaaagacaaaaatgttgGACTATTAGATGATCCAGTTGTTACCCCACAAGAAATCAGTGTTTCTGCAGACTTGGGTCTGTCAGTTCAAGACTGTTCTGTGGTTTGTGCTTCAGTTTCTGGAAGTAAaccaaagaaaaagagaaaaaaagacaaaaatgttgGACTGTTAGAGGAACCAGTTGGTACCCTACAAGAAATCAGTCTTTCTGCAGACTTGGGTCTGTCAGTTCATGATTCTTCAGTGGTTTGTGCTTCAATTCCCTGTCAAGGTTCCGCTTATTTGGTGTCCATCTCTAAGGAAACGGAGCTATTGACTGGAAATGATCTTTTTATGCCTGAGGTTAACCAACTGGACATTGGTGCACAAGCTCATAAAGATCATGTTCAGTGTGAGGGTCATGAACCgcgaaggaaaaagaaaagggagaCGAAGAAAAGGGATACAAGTCCTGTGATATCTGATGAGGTGGTTGCTCCCAAGTCTAGTAAAGAGTCTCATTTGAACCACTGTACCAAAGCTgtcaagaaaaagaaacaaaagtttATATATGATGTTGGTGAAGGACAAGTAGCAGAGATGTATGCGGACAGTCAAAATCTTGGTggaccatttaaaaaaattcttaaaatgcCAGCAGGCATAGAAATCCAACCAGTAAATAACATAGAGTTGATGACAGATGAGACTGTTACtccaaaaaagaagaaaaggaagcgGCAAGAAGTTGTCCGGGAAGAAAATGTGGATGTTGAGGCATCGTTTGTAGAGACCATAGAACAAGTGGAGACTTTAGATACTTATCAAGATTCTGTGCAACAAGCAGCTGAGGTAGTTCAggtaaaaaagcaaaagaagaaaaaggacaGAACTGTAACATGCCATGAAGAGGAGGTGTTTAAAAATTCAACTGTGTCTCTCAGACTTGGAgacacaacaacatccaaaacaCCAAACAACAAACCTGAGACTGGAGGGATTGATGAAGAGGAAGGTCTTGGTGAATCTGAAccagtgaagaaaaagaagaagaaaagaaaagagttgGACAGTGATGGATCTTGCTTGGTTTCTCATGCCTTGGAATATTTGAATAACACCTGTTGGCTCAATAATGAGCAGACAAAAGTGGTAAAAGAAGCCTCAAGAAGTGGGCAGAAACTTTGTAAAGAACATCCTGCACCATGTTTGAACATGCAGTTAACAAATGACgagaataagaaaaagaaaagtgagaggACCAAAGGTGATGACTCTGAAAGTACTGAACAAGTTCTGCTATCAGACGATACCATACAGCTAAAtggtaaaaagaagaagaaaaagaaaaaagatggatAG